One segment of Solanum lycopersicum chromosome 1, SLM_r2.1 DNA contains the following:
- the LOC101267071 gene encoding probable microtubule-binding protein TANGLED, which yields MVARTPPKLQNKKMVVPPLNPILLRETLNKVDKCMARLQELQYTVTGGHKVISGVTLSPRSTRGYLRTSLRCKQESLRIKNATSRKSPPGKMPTSGGEWRRMSLPAMLLGETVAEIKQASQFARDIVEAVGPKGSDDPKTPLIQRQNQKPSPENSELRSRRKREKQVTLQTMRTESDTPSKRRAKSRINFKVSPVQQKECEKENCKYIANRVSPRNRPWVKKTVLFPNPLFHSSPTSQQQKLSKTQSPVIARNRQSPHKFLVKSPPKAPKLQMKIRSPQKLHASPTRVTSLGTKFSTKSPPKASKFQVKIRSPPQLSVSPTRVTSLGSKSLAKSPPKFQVKIRNPPQLSVSPTRVTSSGTKSLAKSPPKFQVKIRSPPQISVSPTRATSLNKRSPKMSAAAKLRRSFSPSRLANKIASSPSKMRSFSPSRLANKIASSPSKMRSFSPSRLVSRLASPLKSKKSVQKIDGMKMMMSGLKQRPRASTTSKQFSVQGL from the exons GTTGATAAATGTATGGCTAGATTGCAAGAGCTTCAGTATACAGTTACAGGTGGACATAAGGTGATTTCTGGTGTAACTCTCAGTCCCCGCAGCACCAGAGGTTATCTGAGAACTAGCCTCAGATGCAAACAAGAATCTTTGAG GATCAAGAATGCTACTTCGCGTAAATCTCCTCCAGGAAAAATGCCAACAAGTGGAG GGGAATGGCGGCGAATGTCATTACCAGCAATGCTTCTAGGAGAGACAGTGGCTGAAATTAAACAGGCAAGTCAATTTGCTAGAGATATAGTGGAGGCAGTAGGTCCCAAGGGGTCTGATGACCCGAAAACTCCACTTATACAGAGGCAAAATCAGAAGCCAAGCCCCGAAAACTCTGAGCTCCGATCAcgtagaaagagagagaaacaggTAACCTTGCAAACGATGAGGACAGAGTCTGATACACCATCAAAACGACGAGCAAAATCACGAATAAACTTCAAGGTTTCTCCAGTGCAACAGAAGGAatgtgaaaaagaaaattgcAAGTACATTGCAAATAGAGTTTCACCAAGGAATAGGCCATGGGTGAAAAAGACTGTCCTTTTTCCGAACCCACTGTTCCATTCATCACCAACTTCACAGCAGCAGAAATTATCCAAAACACAATCTCCAGTGATTGCAAGAAATCGACAATCACCCCATAAGTTCTTGGTGAAGTCCCCACCCAAGGCCCCAAAGCTTCAAATGAAAATCAGAAGCCCCCAAAAACTTCATGCATCTCCTACCAGAGTGACAAGTTTGGGTACTAAGTTCTCGACAAAGTCTCCACCCAAAGCCTCAAAGTTTCAAGTGAAAATCAGGAGCCCCCCACAACTTTCTGTGTCTCCTACCAGAGTAACAAGTTTGGGCTCTAAGTCTTTGGCGAAGTCTCCACCAAAGTTTCAAGTGAAAATCAGGAACCCCCCACAACTTTCTGTGTCTCCTACCAGAGTAACAAGTTCGGGCACTAAGTCTTTGGCGAAGTCTCCACCAAAGTTTCAAGTGAAAATCAGGAGCCCTCCACAAATTTCTGTCTCTCCTACTAGAGCAACAAGTTTGAACAAGAGGTCCCCAAAGATGTCTGCAGCTGCCAAACTGAGAAGATCATTTTCTCCATCAAGATTGGCAAACAAGATAGCTTCTTCACCATCCAAGATGAGGTCATTTTCACCATCAAGATTGGCAAACAAGATAGCTTCTTCACCCTCCAAAATGAGGTCATTTTCACCATCAAGATTGGTAAGTAGGTTAGCTTCACCACTAAAGAGCAAAAAATCTGTACAGAAGATTGATGGgatgaaaatgatgatgagTGGACTCAAACAGCGACCACGAGCTTCAACCACATCAAAGCAATTCTCAGTTCAGGGACTGTAA